The Brassica oleracea var. oleracea cultivar TO1000 chromosome C6, BOL, whole genome shotgun sequence genome includes a region encoding these proteins:
- the LOC106300013 gene encoding tRNA-dihydrouridine(20/20a) synthase, whose protein sequence is MWCLPSVRPNVSEMFKCSSLRRFHSPVLKQPTAARFSTNSSSPYLPPLFSVAPMMEWTDNHYRTLARIITKHAWLYTEMIAAQTLVHQQTNLDRFLAFPPQQHPIVLQLGGSNVESLAKAAKLSHAYGYDEINLNCGCPSPKVAGHGCFGVSLMLNPKLVGEAMSAIADNTNVPVTVKCRIGVDDHDSYDELCDFVYKVSTLSPTRHFIVHSRKALLGGISPADNRRIPPLKYEYYYALVRDFPDLKFTINGGITSVSKVNAALKEGAHGVMVGRAAYNNPWQTLGLVDTAVYGVPSSGLTRRQVLEQYQVYADSVLGTQGNGRPNVRDLVKPLLNIFHSENGNSLWKRRADAAFKECKTVGSLLEESLKAIPDSVLDFPISESPESGEDNVFADVHNVLPPPYKAVERVMLCA, encoded by the exons ATGTGGTGCCTACCAAGTGTTCGACCTAATGTCTCGGAGATGTTCAAGTGCTCTTCTCTCCGCCGCTTTCATTCTCCGGTACTCAAGCAACCCACTGCCGCTAGATTCTCCACCAATTCCTCATCTCCTTATCTTCCTCCTTTATTCAG CGTCGCACCGATGATGGAGTGGACGGATAATCATTACAGGACGCTTGCTCGCATCATAACAAAGCACGCTTGGCTTTACACTGAGATGATTGCTGCTCAAACTCTTGTTCACCAGCAAACCAATTTG GACAGGTTCTTGGCGTTTCCTCCGCAGCAACATCCTATTGTTCTTCAGCTCGGTGGGAGCAATGTGGAAAGCCTTGCAAAAGCTGCTAAGCTTTCTCATGCTTATGGATACGACGAAATCAATCTCAA CTGTGGGTGTCCTAGTCCTAAGGTAGCTGGACATGGATGCTTTGGTGTTAGCCTCATGCTCAACCCCAAG CTTGTTGGAGAGGCAATGTCTGCCATTGCTGATAATACCAACGTCCCTGTCACTGTGAAATGTCGAATTGGTGTAGACGATCATGATTCCTATGATGAGCTCT GTGACTTTGTTTACAAGGTTTCTACTCTGTCACCAACCAGACATTTCATTGTACATTCACGCAAGGCATTGCTTGGTGGAATAAGCCCTGCTGATAACCGGAGAATCCCTCCTCTAAA GTACGAGTACTACTATGCCCTTGTGCGTGACTTCCCGGACTTAAAATTCACAATTAATGGAGGCATTACTTCTGTATCGAAG GTAAACGCTGCACTGAAGGAAGGAGCTCATGGAGTCATGGTAGGCCGCGCTGCATACAACAA CCCCTGGCAGACTTTAGGACTTGTTGACACTGCAGTTTATGGTGTTCCAAGTAGTGGCCTTACACGCAGACAG GTTCTTGAGCAATATCAAGTATACGCAGATTCTGTCTTAGGAACACAAGGAAATGGGAGGCCTAATGTGAGGGATTTGGTGAAG CCTCTGCTAAACATCTTCCACTCAGAGAATGGAAATAGCTTGTGGAAGCGAAGAGCAGACGCTGCTTTCAAAGAATGCAAG ACGGTTGGATCGTTGCTGGAGGAAAGCTTGAAGGCGATCCCGGACTCTGTCTTGGATTTCCCTATTTCCGAAAGTCCAGAGAGTGGAGAAGATAATGTGTTTGCTGATGTGCACAATGTATTGCCGCCTCCTTACAAAGCTGTAGAACGAGTCATGTTATGTGCTTAG
- the LOC106300847 gene encoding uncharacterized protein LOC106300847 isoform X3: MAQRLGGGVKRVKISSPTLDLPLVFRRDGLRFHRRNSSSSNRKPRLRIVSQKWKLNDIDTNAVQERFSKWVSKSQKYLSEVATPLIKKRQSLKVDLEDEHDFEDLEELLTVEQTVQSDTPKGSLSFDAIISIEQFSRMNGLTGKKMQDLFDTLVPPATSTNARYLVEYCCFRFLSRDSSEFHPCLKEPAFQRLIFITMLAWENPYCKERNARDDGSKKPSFQGRFVEEEAFVRIAPAISAVADRATVHNLFEALAGASDQKGISLEVWLAYIQELVKIHEGRKSYQTTEFPQLSSERLLCMASNRKGPVLKWENNVAWPGKLTLTDKALYFQPIDLKRSKEIIRLDLVGDKSSVQKAKVGPLGFSLFDSAVTVSSGSGEPTWVLEFVDLGGDLRRDVWHSIINEVIALHTFLREFGPEENDKSLNQVFGAKKGKEKAIASASNCIARLQALQYMRNLPDDPIKLAQFSFLRQVSYGDIVCQTLAVNFWGGPLVTKVANTVYNRGNMARSSGESYESFDNASDLDGSVYLKKWMRSPSWGSNASINFWKNSSLRQGLILSKNLAVADLTLVERAAETCRQKYKVVEKTQATINAATIKGIPSNIDLFKELILPLTITATKFEKLRRWEEPYMTVSFLAFASTIIFRNLLQYVLPVSLVFLATGMLTLKGLRRQGRLGRLFGMVTIRDQPSSNTIQKIIAVKDAMQDLESCLQNVNVVLLKLRTIVLSGHPQVTTEVALVLLSIATVLVIVPFKYVLACVLFDQFTRELEFRKEMVIKFKALLRERWEMVPAAPVLVLPFVNEESTSPPSQGKQPPQKTNTD, translated from the exons ATGGCGCAGAGACTCGGAGGAGGAGTGAAGAGAGTGAAGATTTCTTCTCCAACTCTAGATCTTCCTCTTGTTTTCCGTCGGGATGGATTGCGTTTCCACCGACGAAACTCTTCTTCTTCTAATCGAAAGCCAAGACTCCGGATTGTTTCCCAGAAGTGGAAACTGAACGACATCGACACAA ATGCGGTGCAAGAACGGTTTAGTAAGTGGGTGTCTAAATCCCAAAAGTATCTTAGCGAGGTAGCCACTCCTTTGATTAAAAAGCGGCAGAGTCTCAAGGTCGATCTTGAGGACGAACATGATTTTGAAGACTTGGAGGAGCTTCTTACGGTTGAGCAAACGGTTCAAAGCGATACACCCAAAGGATCTCTTTCTTTTGATGCTATCATCTCCATAGAGCAGTTTAGCAG GATGAATGGGTTAACTGGGAAGAAGATGCAGGATTTATTCGATACACTTGTTCCTCCAGCTACGTCTACTAATGCCAGATACCTTGTGGAGTACTGCTGTTTTAGGTTTTTATCGAGAGATAGCTCAGAGTTTCATCCCTGTCTTAAG GAACCTGCTTTCCAGAGGCTAATCTTCATCACAATGCTCGCGTGGGAGAATCCATACTGTAAAGAAAGAAATGCACGCGATGACGGCTCGAAAAAACCTTCTTTTCAG GGACGCTTTGTTGAGGAAGAGGCATTTGTTCGTATTGCTCCAGCAATCTCTGCCGTGGCTGATAGGGCTACAGTACATAACCTCTTCGAGGCCCTAGCTGGTGCCAGTGATCAAAAAGGCATTTCTTTGGAGGTTTGGCTAGCTTACATCCAGGAACTTGTCAA AATACATGAGGGACGGAAGTCATACCAGACCACAGAGTTTCCGCAGTTGTCATCAGAGAGACTTCTATGCATGGCCTCCAACAGGAAAGGGCCTGTTTTAAAATGGGAGAATAACGTTGCTTGGCCTGGAAAACTGACGTTAACTGATAAAGCTCTCTATTTTCAG CCAATTGATTTAAAGCGCAGCAAAGAGATCATAAGGCTTGATCTCGTAGGGGACAAGTCATCCGTGCAGAAAGCAAAAGTGGGTCCTCTGGGGTTTTCCCTCTTTGATTCTGCAGTAACTGTTTCATCCGGCTCCGG GGAACCCACTTGGGTTCTAGAGTTCGTTGATCTAGGAGGCGATCTGAGACGAGATGTTTGGCATTCGATTATCAATGAAGTCATAGCATTGCACACGTTTCTCCGAGAATTTGGACCAGAAGAGAATGATAAATCGCTGAATCAAGTTTTTGGTGCAAAGAAGGGCAAGGAAAAGGCAATTGCAAGTGCATCAAACTGTATAGCAAGGCTTCAAGCTCTTCAGTACATGCGGAACTTGCCAGATGATCCCATCAAACTAGCTCAGTTCTCGTTTCTTCGACAAGTCTCCTATGGTGACATCGTGTGTCAAACTTTAGCTGTAAATTTTTGGGGTGGGCCATTAGTGACAAAAGTTGCAAACACGGTCTACAACAGAGGTAACATGGCCAGGAGTTCAGGAGAGTCCTATGAAAGTTTTGATAACGCCTCTGATCTAGATGGAAGTGTCTACTTGAAAAAGTGGATGAGATCTCCGTCCTGGGGCTCAAACGCGTCTATTAACTTTTGGAAAAATTCTTCTCTAAGACAAGGCTTGATTCTGAGCAAAAACCTCGCCGTGGCTGATCTCACGCTAGTAGAGAGAGCAGCAGAAACATGCAGACAAAAATATAAGGTGGTGGAAAAAACTCAAGCCACTATTAATGCTGCAACCATCAAAGGGATACCCAGTAACATTGATCTCTTCAAG GAACTCATCCTGCCACTGACTATAACTGCCACAAAGTTTGAGAAACTCCGGCGATGGGAGGAGCCTTATATGACCGTCTCTTTTCTAGCATTTGCATCAACCATAATTTTCAG GAACCTTTTGCAGTACGTTCTTCCCGTGTCTTTAGTGTTTTTGGCAACTGGGATGCTTACGTTGAAGGGACTCAGAAGACAAGGGCGTCTTGGAAGATTGTTTGGAATGGTTACCATTCGAGATCAGCCATCTTCAAATACTATTCAAAAAATTATTGCTGTCAAAGATGCTATGCAAGATCTGGAGAGCTGTCTCCAGAACGTGAATGTCGTGCTTCTAAAACTACGGACAATTGTACTATCTGGTCATCCTCAG GTAACGACGGAAGTAGCGCTGGTTTTGCTATCTATTGCAACGGTTCTAGTCATAGTCCCATTCAAGTATGTTCTGGCATGTGTTCTCTTCGATCAGTTTACTCGGGAGCTTGAGTTCCGGAAGGAAATGGTGATTAAATTCAAAGCTTTGTTAAGAGAACGTTGGGAAATGGTGCCAGCAGCTCCTGTCCTTGTTTTACCTTTTGTAAATGAAGAGTCTACTTCACCTCCAAGTCAAGGAAAGCAACCACCTCAGAAGACCAATACAGATTAG
- the LOC106296434 gene encoding uncharacterized protein At5g08430-like, whose protein sequence is MAEEKEWEDWCFICKDGGSLMLCDYKDCPKAYHASCVENDISAGESDYSYICECHSCYLCGKRPKLLCLCCPQSVCEGCVTHAEFIHLKEDKGLCNQCQEYVVVLEEIRRYDAAGDKLDLTDTNTFECLFLECWEIAKRQEDITFEDVLRAKSSQRKVPKLRHKDDRRSSLNDAYTSKSQKRIVNLKRTVDRSKHSLSAHKVDDAEDSKTVGKNKNTVFTRWGSKPLIDFLTSLGEDTRRAMSQRSVESVINKYIRQENLLDPKKKKKVRCDEKLYSIFRKRSVKQRKIRRLLDAHFRENLEKQLEYNTRSERGFSGKSERVLMPCKKKQRIERSHEKEVKPQIWPTKTYEKEVKPQIWPTKSCKNVVKPEMKPTETCEKEVKPEMRPTGFAAINAYNIKLVYLRKSLVLELLKKHNESFGEKVVGSFVKVKNDPRDRIAFQILQVTGIKTADGQSQGLLLDVSGMASSVSISKLDDSDITKEEIENLKQKVTSGLLRQPTVVEMEKKAKALHEDITKHWIARQLSILQKRINCANEKGWRNELDEYLEQRERLQKPSEQERLLRETPRIIEDLIEIKRESAASSESSKQGNMSGMSQEAAIEID, encoded by the exons ATGGCGGAGGAGAAGGAGTGGGAGGACTGGTGCTTCATCTGCAAAGACGGTGGTAGCCTAATGCTCTGCGACTACAA GGACTGTCCGAAAGCTTATCATGCCTCTTGCGTTGAAAATGATATCTCAGCTGGAGAGAGTGACTATTCTTATATCTGCG AATGTCACAGTTGCTACTTGTGTGGGAAGAGACCGAAGCTACTCTGTCTTTGTTGCCCACAGTCTGTATGTGAAGGCTGTGTTACTCATGCTGAGTTCATTCACCTCAAAGAGGATAAAGGGCTATGCAACCAGTGCCAGGAGTATGTGGTTGTTCTAGAAGAGATCCGAAGATATGATGCTGCTGGG GATAAGCTCGACCTGACTGATACCAATACATTTGAGTGTCTGTTTCTAGAGTGTTGGGAGATAGCAAAAAGACAAGAAGATATAACTTTTGAGGATGTCCTTCGCGCCAAAAGTTCACAAAGGAAAGTTCCCAAGCTAAGGCACAAAGATGACCGCAGATCTTCACTCAATGACGCATACACTTCAAAGTCACAGAAGCGAATCGTCAACCTGAAGCGCACAGTTGATCGTAGTAAGCATTCACTATCTGCCCACAAAGTTGATGATGCAGAAGATTCCAAAACGGTGGGCAAAAACAAGAATACGGTGTTTACCAGATGGGGTTCAAAGCCCCTCATTGATTTTCTAACATCACTAGGGGAAGACACCAGACGTGCGATGTCACAACGTAGCGTTGAGTCTGTTATCAACAAATACATTCGTCAGGAGAACCTGCTTGACCCTAAAAAGAAGAAGAAAGTTCGTTGTGATGAGAAGCTGTATTCTATCTTCAGGAAGAGGTCTGTGAAGCAAAGAAAGATTCGTAGACTTTTAGATGCTCACTTCAGAGAGAACCTTGAGAAGCAGTTGGAATATAACACACGTTCGGAACGTGGCTTCAGTGGAAAGAGTGAAAGGGTTCTCATGCCGTGCAAGAAGAAGCAGAGAATAGAAAGGTCACATGAGAAGGAAGTGAAACCTCAAATCTGGCCAACCAAGACTTATGAGAAGGAAGTGAAACCTCAAATCTGGCCAACCAAGTCCTGTAAAAATGTAGTGAAACCTGAAATGAAGCCAACGGAGACTTGTGAAAAGGAGGTGAAACCTGAAATGCGGCCAACTGGTTTCGCTGCGATCAATGCATATAATATAAAGCTTGTTTATCTGCGGAAGAGCTTAGTTCTAGAGTTATTGAAGAAGCATAACGAGAGCTTTGGGGAAAAGGTAGTGGGAAGCTTTGTGAAAGTGAAGAATGACCCTAGGGACCGTATAGCGTTCCAGATCTTGCAGGTAACAG GCATTAAAACTGCTGATGGCCAAAGTCAGGGCCTGCTTCTTGATGTTTCTGGTATGGCAAGTAGTGTTAGCATTTCCAAGTTAGATGATTCCGACATAACCAAG GAGGAGATTGAAAATTTGAAGCAAAAAGTGACAAGTGGCCTATTGAGACAGCCAACTGTT GTTGAGATGGAAAAGAAGGCTAAGGCTCTCCATGAAGATATAACAAAACAT TGGATTGCAAGGCAGCTTAGCATCCTGCAGAAACGCATCAACTGTGCTAATGAGAAAGGATGGAGAAACGA ATTAGACGAGTATTTAGAGCAGAGAGAGCGTCTCCAAAAACCGTCAGAGCAGGAGAGATTATTAAGAGAAACTCCAAGGATCATTGAAGACCTCATCGAGATTAAACGGGAATCAGCTGCATCCTCAGAGAGCAGCAAACAAGGGAACATGAGTGGTATGTCTCAGGAGGCAGCGATAGAGATCGACTGA
- the LOC106300847 gene encoding uncharacterized protein LOC106300847 isoform X2 produces the protein MAQRLGGGVKRVKISSPTLDLPLVFRRDGLRFHRRNSSSSNRKPRLRIVSQKWKLNDIDTNAVQERFSKWVSKSQKYLSEVATPLIKKRQSLKVDLEDEHDFEDLEELLTVEQTVQSDTPKGSLSFDAIISIEQFSRMNGLTGKKMQDLFDTLVPPATSTNARYLVEYCCFRFLSRDSSEFHPCLKEPAFQRLIFITMLAWENPYCKERNARDDGSKKPSFQISTDEWLSVLKGRFVEEEAFVRIAPAISAVADRATVHNLFEALAGASDQKGISLEVWLAYIQELVKIHEGRKSYQTTEFPQLSSERLLCMASNRKGPVLKWENNVAWPGKLTLTDKALYFQPIDLKRSKEIIRLDLVGDKSSVQKAKVGPLGFSLFDSAVTVSSGSGEPTWVLEFVDLGGDLRRDVWHSIINEVIALHTFLREFGPEENDKSLNQVFGAKKGKEKAIASASNCIARLQALQYMRNLPDDPIKLAQFSFLRQVSYGDIVCQTLAVNFWGGPLVTKVANTVYNRGNMARSSGESYESFDNASDLDGSVYLKKWMRSPSWGSNASINFWKNSSLRQGLILSKNLAVADLTLVERAAETCRQKYKVVEKTQATINAATIKGIPSNIDLFKELILPLTITATKFEKLRRWEEPYMTVSFLAFASTIIFRNLLQYVLPVSLVFLATGMLTLKGLRRQGRLGRLFGMVTIRDQPSSNTIQKIIAVKDAMQDLESCLQNVNVVLLKLRTIVLSGHPQVTTEVALVLLSIATVLVIVPFKYVLACVLFDQFTRELEFRKEMVIKFKALLRERWEMVPAAPVLVLPFVNEESTSPPSQGKQPPQKTNTD, from the exons ATGGCGCAGAGACTCGGAGGAGGAGTGAAGAGAGTGAAGATTTCTTCTCCAACTCTAGATCTTCCTCTTGTTTTCCGTCGGGATGGATTGCGTTTCCACCGACGAAACTCTTCTTCTTCTAATCGAAAGCCAAGACTCCGGATTGTTTCCCAGAAGTGGAAACTGAACGACATCGACACAA ATGCGGTGCAAGAACGGTTTAGTAAGTGGGTGTCTAAATCCCAAAAGTATCTTAGCGAGGTAGCCACTCCTTTGATTAAAAAGCGGCAGAGTCTCAAGGTCGATCTTGAGGACGAACATGATTTTGAAGACTTGGAGGAGCTTCTTACGGTTGAGCAAACGGTTCAAAGCGATACACCCAAAGGATCTCTTTCTTTTGATGCTATCATCTCCATAGAGCAGTTTAGCAG GATGAATGGGTTAACTGGGAAGAAGATGCAGGATTTATTCGATACACTTGTTCCTCCAGCTACGTCTACTAATGCCAGATACCTTGTGGAGTACTGCTGTTTTAGGTTTTTATCGAGAGATAGCTCAGAGTTTCATCCCTGTCTTAAG GAACCTGCTTTCCAGAGGCTAATCTTCATCACAATGCTCGCGTGGGAGAATCCATACTGTAAAGAAAGAAATGCACGCGATGACGGCTCGAAAAAACCTTCTTTTCAG ATCAGCACTGATGAATGGTTGTCGGTGTTGAAGGGACGCTTTGTTGAGGAAGAGGCATTTGTTCGTATTGCTCCAGCAATCTCTGCCGTGGCTGATAGGGCTACAGTACATAACCTCTTCGAGGCCCTAGCTGGTGCCAGTGATCAAAAAGGCATTTCTTTGGAGGTTTGGCTAGCTTACATCCAGGAACTTGTCAA AATACATGAGGGACGGAAGTCATACCAGACCACAGAGTTTCCGCAGTTGTCATCAGAGAGACTTCTATGCATGGCCTCCAACAGGAAAGGGCCTGTTTTAAAATGGGAGAATAACGTTGCTTGGCCTGGAAAACTGACGTTAACTGATAAAGCTCTCTATTTTCAG CCAATTGATTTAAAGCGCAGCAAAGAGATCATAAGGCTTGATCTCGTAGGGGACAAGTCATCCGTGCAGAAAGCAAAAGTGGGTCCTCTGGGGTTTTCCCTCTTTGATTCTGCAGTAACTGTTTCATCCGGCTCCGG GGAACCCACTTGGGTTCTAGAGTTCGTTGATCTAGGAGGCGATCTGAGACGAGATGTTTGGCATTCGATTATCAATGAAGTCATAGCATTGCACACGTTTCTCCGAGAATTTGGACCAGAAGAGAATGATAAATCGCTGAATCAAGTTTTTGGTGCAAAGAAGGGCAAGGAAAAGGCAATTGCAAGTGCATCAAACTGTATAGCAAGGCTTCAAGCTCTTCAGTACATGCGGAACTTGCCAGATGATCCCATCAAACTAGCTCAGTTCTCGTTTCTTCGACAAGTCTCCTATGGTGACATCGTGTGTCAAACTTTAGCTGTAAATTTTTGGGGTGGGCCATTAGTGACAAAAGTTGCAAACACGGTCTACAACAGAGGTAACATGGCCAGGAGTTCAGGAGAGTCCTATGAAAGTTTTGATAACGCCTCTGATCTAGATGGAAGTGTCTACTTGAAAAAGTGGATGAGATCTCCGTCCTGGGGCTCAAACGCGTCTATTAACTTTTGGAAAAATTCTTCTCTAAGACAAGGCTTGATTCTGAGCAAAAACCTCGCCGTGGCTGATCTCACGCTAGTAGAGAGAGCAGCAGAAACATGCAGACAAAAATATAAGGTGGTGGAAAAAACTCAAGCCACTATTAATGCTGCAACCATCAAAGGGATACCCAGTAACATTGATCTCTTCAAG GAACTCATCCTGCCACTGACTATAACTGCCACAAAGTTTGAGAAACTCCGGCGATGGGAGGAGCCTTATATGACCGTCTCTTTTCTAGCATTTGCATCAACCATAATTTTCAG GAACCTTTTGCAGTACGTTCTTCCCGTGTCTTTAGTGTTTTTGGCAACTGGGATGCTTACGTTGAAGGGACTCAGAAGACAAGGGCGTCTTGGAAGATTGTTTGGAATGGTTACCATTCGAGATCAGCCATCTTCAAATACTATTCAAAAAATTATTGCTGTCAAAGATGCTATGCAAGATCTGGAGAGCTGTCTCCAGAACGTGAATGTCGTGCTTCTAAAACTACGGACAATTGTACTATCTGGTCATCCTCAG GTAACGACGGAAGTAGCGCTGGTTTTGCTATCTATTGCAACGGTTCTAGTCATAGTCCCATTCAAGTATGTTCTGGCATGTGTTCTCTTCGATCAGTTTACTCGGGAGCTTGAGTTCCGGAAGGAAATGGTGATTAAATTCAAAGCTTTGTTAAGAGAACGTTGGGAAATGGTGCCAGCAGCTCCTGTCCTTGTTTTACCTTTTGTAAATGAAGAGTCTACTTCACCTCCAAGTCAAGGAAAGCAACCACCTCAGAAGACCAATACAGATTAG
- the LOC106300847 gene encoding uncharacterized protein LOC106300847 isoform X1 codes for MAQRLGGGVKRVKISSPTLDLPLVFRRDGLRFHRRNSSSSNRKPRLRIVSQKWKLNDIDTNAVQERFSKWVSKSQKYLSEVATPLIKKRQSLKVDLEDEHDFEDLEELLTVEQTVQSDTPKGSLSFDAIISIEQFSRMNGLTGKKMQDLFDTLVPPATSTNARYLVEYCCFRFLSRDSSEFHPCLKEPAFQRLIFITMLAWENPYCKERNARDDGSKKPSFQGLQISTDEWLSVLKGRFVEEEAFVRIAPAISAVADRATVHNLFEALAGASDQKGISLEVWLAYIQELVKIHEGRKSYQTTEFPQLSSERLLCMASNRKGPVLKWENNVAWPGKLTLTDKALYFQPIDLKRSKEIIRLDLVGDKSSVQKAKVGPLGFSLFDSAVTVSSGSGEPTWVLEFVDLGGDLRRDVWHSIINEVIALHTFLREFGPEENDKSLNQVFGAKKGKEKAIASASNCIARLQALQYMRNLPDDPIKLAQFSFLRQVSYGDIVCQTLAVNFWGGPLVTKVANTVYNRGNMARSSGESYESFDNASDLDGSVYLKKWMRSPSWGSNASINFWKNSSLRQGLILSKNLAVADLTLVERAAETCRQKYKVVEKTQATINAATIKGIPSNIDLFKELILPLTITATKFEKLRRWEEPYMTVSFLAFASTIIFRNLLQYVLPVSLVFLATGMLTLKGLRRQGRLGRLFGMVTIRDQPSSNTIQKIIAVKDAMQDLESCLQNVNVVLLKLRTIVLSGHPQVTTEVALVLLSIATVLVIVPFKYVLACVLFDQFTRELEFRKEMVIKFKALLRERWEMVPAAPVLVLPFVNEESTSPPSQGKQPPQKTNTD; via the exons ATGGCGCAGAGACTCGGAGGAGGAGTGAAGAGAGTGAAGATTTCTTCTCCAACTCTAGATCTTCCTCTTGTTTTCCGTCGGGATGGATTGCGTTTCCACCGACGAAACTCTTCTTCTTCTAATCGAAAGCCAAGACTCCGGATTGTTTCCCAGAAGTGGAAACTGAACGACATCGACACAA ATGCGGTGCAAGAACGGTTTAGTAAGTGGGTGTCTAAATCCCAAAAGTATCTTAGCGAGGTAGCCACTCCTTTGATTAAAAAGCGGCAGAGTCTCAAGGTCGATCTTGAGGACGAACATGATTTTGAAGACTTGGAGGAGCTTCTTACGGTTGAGCAAACGGTTCAAAGCGATACACCCAAAGGATCTCTTTCTTTTGATGCTATCATCTCCATAGAGCAGTTTAGCAG GATGAATGGGTTAACTGGGAAGAAGATGCAGGATTTATTCGATACACTTGTTCCTCCAGCTACGTCTACTAATGCCAGATACCTTGTGGAGTACTGCTGTTTTAGGTTTTTATCGAGAGATAGCTCAGAGTTTCATCCCTGTCTTAAG GAACCTGCTTTCCAGAGGCTAATCTTCATCACAATGCTCGCGTGGGAGAATCCATACTGTAAAGAAAGAAATGCACGCGATGACGGCTCGAAAAAACCTTCTTTTCAG GGGTTGCAGATCAGCACTGATGAATGGTTGTCGGTGTTGAAGGGACGCTTTGTTGAGGAAGAGGCATTTGTTCGTATTGCTCCAGCAATCTCTGCCGTGGCTGATAGGGCTACAGTACATAACCTCTTCGAGGCCCTAGCTGGTGCCAGTGATCAAAAAGGCATTTCTTTGGAGGTTTGGCTAGCTTACATCCAGGAACTTGTCAA AATACATGAGGGACGGAAGTCATACCAGACCACAGAGTTTCCGCAGTTGTCATCAGAGAGACTTCTATGCATGGCCTCCAACAGGAAAGGGCCTGTTTTAAAATGGGAGAATAACGTTGCTTGGCCTGGAAAACTGACGTTAACTGATAAAGCTCTCTATTTTCAG CCAATTGATTTAAAGCGCAGCAAAGAGATCATAAGGCTTGATCTCGTAGGGGACAAGTCATCCGTGCAGAAAGCAAAAGTGGGTCCTCTGGGGTTTTCCCTCTTTGATTCTGCAGTAACTGTTTCATCCGGCTCCGG GGAACCCACTTGGGTTCTAGAGTTCGTTGATCTAGGAGGCGATCTGAGACGAGATGTTTGGCATTCGATTATCAATGAAGTCATAGCATTGCACACGTTTCTCCGAGAATTTGGACCAGAAGAGAATGATAAATCGCTGAATCAAGTTTTTGGTGCAAAGAAGGGCAAGGAAAAGGCAATTGCAAGTGCATCAAACTGTATAGCAAGGCTTCAAGCTCTTCAGTACATGCGGAACTTGCCAGATGATCCCATCAAACTAGCTCAGTTCTCGTTTCTTCGACAAGTCTCCTATGGTGACATCGTGTGTCAAACTTTAGCTGTAAATTTTTGGGGTGGGCCATTAGTGACAAAAGTTGCAAACACGGTCTACAACAGAGGTAACATGGCCAGGAGTTCAGGAGAGTCCTATGAAAGTTTTGATAACGCCTCTGATCTAGATGGAAGTGTCTACTTGAAAAAGTGGATGAGATCTCCGTCCTGGGGCTCAAACGCGTCTATTAACTTTTGGAAAAATTCTTCTCTAAGACAAGGCTTGATTCTGAGCAAAAACCTCGCCGTGGCTGATCTCACGCTAGTAGAGAGAGCAGCAGAAACATGCAGACAAAAATATAAGGTGGTGGAAAAAACTCAAGCCACTATTAATGCTGCAACCATCAAAGGGATACCCAGTAACATTGATCTCTTCAAG GAACTCATCCTGCCACTGACTATAACTGCCACAAAGTTTGAGAAACTCCGGCGATGGGAGGAGCCTTATATGACCGTCTCTTTTCTAGCATTTGCATCAACCATAATTTTCAG GAACCTTTTGCAGTACGTTCTTCCCGTGTCTTTAGTGTTTTTGGCAACTGGGATGCTTACGTTGAAGGGACTCAGAAGACAAGGGCGTCTTGGAAGATTGTTTGGAATGGTTACCATTCGAGATCAGCCATCTTCAAATACTATTCAAAAAATTATTGCTGTCAAAGATGCTATGCAAGATCTGGAGAGCTGTCTCCAGAACGTGAATGTCGTGCTTCTAAAACTACGGACAATTGTACTATCTGGTCATCCTCAG GTAACGACGGAAGTAGCGCTGGTTTTGCTATCTATTGCAACGGTTCTAGTCATAGTCCCATTCAAGTATGTTCTGGCATGTGTTCTCTTCGATCAGTTTACTCGGGAGCTTGAGTTCCGGAAGGAAATGGTGATTAAATTCAAAGCTTTGTTAAGAGAACGTTGGGAAATGGTGCCAGCAGCTCCTGTCCTTGTTTTACCTTTTGTAAATGAAGAGTCTACTTCACCTCCAAGTCAAGGAAAGCAACCACCTCAGAAGACCAATACAGATTAG